The Gemmatimonadaceae bacterium genome has a window encoding:
- a CDS encoding 5'-nucleotidase C-terminal domain-containing protein, protein MLPSLRAALLGSAVLFVAPPAVRAQGIPIDLVVAATSDVHGRLRAWDYFADTAESTRGLSRLATAVDSLRRAHPGRVILLDGGDLLQGNPMTFVASRMPAMPHPAMAAMNAMQYDAAAVGNHEFNYGVPFLEQAVRQARFPLLAANARRPDGSRAFAGFTLIERAGVKVGIVGVTNPGANIWDRANLRGRVTVTEIVPAVRFAVDSARAAGAELVVAIVHAGLGGASSYDTTASGGENVAGDVARQVAGIDLIVFGHSHREVADTTINGVLLVQPRQWAGSLAVATIRLQNRGATWSVVEKHGQLIRARGHEESPAVVQAVAAAHDAARAQTNRAIGATLTTWRSDSARTHDTPLVDWVLDVERRVFGADLASTAAFDLGATLGPDKITVAQLARLYPYENTLQLVQVSGAVLRAYLEQSARYFVVTPGDEPTVTTDPEIPGFNFDIVGGAEYAIDLSRPPGDRITGLRVRGRDVAAADSFTLAVNNYRAGGGGGYGMLRGAPVLRDTQVEIRDLLIAEVERRQTLSAAEFTDRHWRIEPAAYAAAAYRAVHGASTPATLRLISINDFHGALESRPDGNQGNRGGAAQVAHAIRSAQQECGASCVTVLLDGGDMFQGTAASNLAYGRPVTQFYNALDFAAGALGNHDFDWGQDTLRARMRDLHHAVLGANVTYADGRRVPWVRGDTIVVRGGVRIGIVGVASELTPRVTMAKNVADLRFAPPAPVINERARALRARGATVVIAVAHDGGFCDTRGAAPACTGEVVTLAQGITEKVDALVTGHTHSMLNTEMNGIPVVQARSSGRAIAVLDLPLGPDGRVAGRARGTVRNVESDATPADADIARLVQEATASIASRVNQRVGELAAPMLRHGEEYALGHLIADAQRAAGKADFAVMNNGGIRADLPAGAVTYSALFEVQPFGNVLYRVTARGDALRAYFERMYNGQRPPRVHVSGIALTWDNSRPADQRLVQATLPNGQRLDDAHEYTLVLSDFMLTGGDGLGLGDAARRVEPLNIQDLDALIAFVRAMPGGVIVADETPRLTYPRP, encoded by the coding sequence ATGTTGCCATCGCTTCGCGCGGCGCTCCTCGGGAGCGCCGTGCTCTTCGTGGCTCCCCCGGCCGTTCGCGCCCAGGGCATCCCGATCGACCTGGTCGTCGCGGCCACCTCCGACGTCCACGGACGCCTGCGGGCCTGGGACTACTTTGCCGACACGGCCGAAAGCACGCGCGGCCTGTCACGGCTGGCTACGGCGGTGGACTCGCTGCGCCGGGCGCACCCGGGCCGCGTCATCCTGCTCGATGGCGGCGACCTGCTGCAGGGCAACCCCATGACCTTCGTGGCGTCGCGCATGCCGGCGATGCCGCACCCGGCGATGGCGGCGATGAACGCGATGCAATACGACGCGGCCGCCGTCGGCAACCACGAGTTCAACTACGGCGTGCCGTTCCTCGAGCAGGCGGTGCGCCAGGCACGCTTCCCGCTCCTCGCCGCCAACGCGCGCCGCCCCGACGGCTCGCGCGCCTTCGCCGGCTTCACGCTCATCGAGCGCGCCGGCGTGAAGGTCGGCATCGTCGGCGTGACGAATCCGGGGGCGAACATCTGGGACCGCGCGAACCTGCGCGGCCGGGTGACCGTCACCGAGATCGTGCCAGCCGTCCGCTTTGCCGTGGACTCGGCGCGCGCGGCCGGCGCCGAACTTGTCGTGGCCATCGTGCACGCGGGGCTGGGCGGCGCCAGCAGTTATGACACCACCGCGAGCGGCGGCGAGAATGTTGCCGGCGACGTCGCCCGTCAGGTGGCGGGGATCGACCTCATCGTCTTTGGCCACTCGCATCGCGAGGTCGCCGACACGACGATCAACGGCGTGCTGCTGGTGCAGCCGCGGCAATGGGCGGGGAGCCTCGCCGTCGCAACGATACGCCTGCAGAACCGCGGCGCCACGTGGAGCGTCGTCGAGAAGCACGGCCAGCTGATCCGTGCGCGTGGACACGAGGAGTCGCCCGCCGTCGTGCAGGCCGTGGCTGCCGCGCATGACGCGGCGCGCGCGCAGACCAATCGCGCCATCGGCGCCACGCTCACCACGTGGCGCTCCGACTCGGCACGCACGCACGACACCCCGCTGGTGGACTGGGTGCTCGACGTCGAGCGGCGCGTATTCGGCGCCGACCTCGCGTCGACCGCGGCCTTCGATCTGGGCGCGACGCTCGGCCCGGACAAGATCACGGTGGCGCAGCTGGCGCGCCTCTATCCCTACGAGAACACGCTGCAGCTCGTGCAGGTCAGCGGCGCGGTGCTCCGCGCGTATCTCGAGCAGAGTGCCCGCTACTTCGTGGTGACGCCGGGCGATGAGCCGACGGTGACCACCGATCCGGAGATTCCGGGCTTCAACTTCGACATCGTCGGCGGCGCCGAGTACGCCATCGACCTGTCGCGCCCACCCGGCGATCGGATCACCGGCCTGCGGGTTCGCGGGCGCGACGTGGCCGCGGCCGACTCGTTCACGCTGGCGGTCAACAACTATCGAGCCGGCGGCGGCGGCGGTTACGGCATGCTCCGCGGTGCGCCGGTGCTGCGCGACACGCAGGTGGAGATTCGCGACCTGTTGATTGCGGAGGTCGAGCGCCGCCAGACACTCTCGGCCGCGGAGTTCACGGACCGGCACTGGCGCATCGAACCGGCCGCGTACGCGGCTGCGGCGTATCGTGCCGTGCACGGCGCGTCGACCCCGGCCACGCTGCGCCTCATCAGCATCAACGACTTCCACGGGGCGCTTGAATCGCGTCCCGACGGCAATCAGGGGAACCGCGGCGGCGCCGCCCAGGTGGCGCACGCGATCCGCAGCGCCCAGCAGGAGTGCGGCGCTTCCTGCGTCACCGTGCTGCTCGACGGCGGCGACATGTTCCAGGGGACGGCCGCCTCGAACCTCGCCTACGGCCGTCCGGTGACGCAGTTCTACAACGCGCTCGACTTCGCCGCCGGCGCGCTCGGCAACCACGATTTCGACTGGGGCCAGGACACGCTGCGCGCGAGGATGCGCGACCTCCATCACGCCGTGCTGGGCGCGAATGTCACGTATGCGGACGGACGCCGGGTGCCGTGGGTGCGCGGCGACACCATCGTCGTGCGCGGTGGCGTGCGCATCGGCATCGTCGGCGTGGCGTCGGAACTGACGCCGCGCGTCACGATGGCCAAGAATGTCGCCGACCTGCGCTTCGCGCCGCCGGCCCCGGTGATCAACGAGCGGGCGCGCGCGCTGCGCGCGCGCGGCGCCACCGTGGTGATTGCCGTGGCGCACGACGGCGGGTTCTGCGACACCCGCGGCGCGGCGCCGGCCTGCACTGGTGAAGTGGTGACGCTGGCGCAGGGAATCACGGAGAAGGTGGACGCGCTGGTCACCGGTCATACGCACTCCATGCTCAACACCGAGATGAACGGCATCCCGGTAGTGCAGGCCCGGTCGAGCGGGCGCGCCATCGCGGTGCTCGACCTGCCGCTGGGCCCGGACGGCCGCGTCGCGGGCCGTGCGCGCGGAACGGTGCGCAACGTGGAGAGCGATGCGACGCCGGCCGATGCCGACATCGCGCGCCTCGTGCAGGAGGCCACGGCGTCCATCGCGTCGCGCGTGAACCAGCGCGTGGGCGAACTGGCCGCGCCGATGCTCCGTCACGGCGAGGAGTATGCGCTGGGTCACCTCATCGCCGACGCGCAGCGCGCGGCGGGCAAGGCCGACTTTGCCGTGATGAACAACGGCGGCATTCGCGCCGACCTGCCGGCCGGAGCCGTGACCTACAGCGCGCTCTTCGAGGTGCAGCCGTTCGGCAACGTGCTGTATCGCGTCACCGCGCGCGGCGATGCGCTGCGCGCCTACTTCGAGCGCATGTACAACGGCCAGCGCCCGCCGCGGGTGCACGTCAGCGGCATCGCGCTGACGTGGGACAACTCCCGTCCCGCCGATCAGCGCCTCGTGCAGGCCACGCTGCCGAATGGGCAGCGCCTCGACGACGCGCACGAGTACACGCTGGTTCTCAGCGATTTCATGCTCACCGGCGGCGACGGACTGGGCCTTGGCGACGCGGCGCGCCGGGTGGAACCGCTCAACATCCAGGACCTCGACGCGCTCATTGCCTTCGTGCGCGCCATGCCGGGCGGCGTCATCGTCGCCGACGAGACGCCGCGCCTCACCTACCCCCGACCATGA
- the add gene encoding adenosine deaminase, which translates to MTVATADLLRRLPKTELHCHLDGCVRPSTLLELAAEYDKPMPADDAEQLARYMLVDDAENLEDYLERFSVTLSVMQTSEALERIAYELAEDAAREGVRYLETRYAPVLNVRGGLSLEESVEAPLRGLARAHQEYGIVGRVIVCAIRNMAPEVSLELAKLAVAFKHRGVVGFDLAGGEAGNPGRRHKDAFDYAREHDLPCTCHAGEGDGPDSVREAVHGLCACRIGHGTRLIEDESLTQYIADRQITVECCITSNVQTRAAASLDAHPLRAFFDRGLNVALSTDNRLMSGVTLVDEYQKAARHLGFTFEELCTIARNGFRSAFLHEEERRTLLATVDRDIAALMAEVTK; encoded by the coding sequence GTGACAGTCGCCACTGCTGACCTGCTGCGCCGCCTGCCCAAGACGGAACTGCACTGTCACCTCGACGGCTGCGTGCGCCCGTCCACGCTGCTCGAGCTGGCCGCCGAGTACGACAAGCCGATGCCGGCCGACGACGCGGAGCAGCTCGCGCGCTACATGCTCGTGGATGACGCGGAGAACCTCGAGGACTACCTCGAGCGCTTCTCGGTCACGCTCTCGGTGATGCAGACCAGCGAGGCCCTCGAGCGGATTGCGTACGAACTGGCGGAGGACGCGGCCCGCGAAGGGGTGCGCTACCTCGAGACGCGCTATGCGCCGGTGCTCAACGTGCGCGGGGGGCTCTCGCTGGAGGAATCGGTCGAGGCGCCGCTGCGCGGGCTCGCGCGGGCGCACCAGGAGTACGGCATCGTCGGGCGCGTGATCGTCTGCGCCATCCGCAACATGGCGCCCGAGGTGTCGCTCGAGCTCGCCAAGCTGGCCGTCGCCTTCAAGCATCGCGGGGTCGTGGGCTTCGACCTCGCCGGCGGCGAGGCCGGCAACCCCGGGCGACGCCACAAGGACGCCTTCGACTACGCGCGTGAGCACGACCTCCCGTGCACCTGCCATGCGGGGGAGGGTGACGGTCCCGATTCGGTGCGCGAGGCCGTGCACGGCCTCTGCGCCTGTCGCATCGGTCACGGCACGCGGCTCATCGAGGATGAGTCGCTCACCCAGTACATTGCCGACCGGCAGATCACCGTCGAGTGCTGCATCACCAGCAACGTCCAGACGCGCGCGGCGGCGTCGTTGGACGCGCATCCCCTGCGCGCGTTCTTCGATCGCGGGCTCAATGTCGCGCTCAGCACCGACAATCGGTTGATGAGCGGCGTCACGCTGGTGGATGAGTATCAGAAGGCCGCGCGGCACCTCGGCTTCACGTTCGAGGAGCTCTGCACCATTGCGCGAAACGGATTCCGGAGCGCCTTCCTGCACGAGGAGGAGCGACGCACCCTGCTGGCCACGGTCGATCGCGACATCGCGGCGCTGATGGCGGAGGTGACCAAGTGA
- a CDS encoding purine-nucleoside phosphorylase, with amino-acid sequence MSPVEATHGAAAAREAAAVIRQRLGVDAPACAIILGSGLGGLADRIENARCLPYAEIPGFHATHVVGHKGQLIAGSLGGREVVALAGRFHMYEGHSPQVSAFPVRVVHALGAKTLFVSNASGGIRRTFSAGDLMVIEDHLNLQFVNPLTGPVESTDERFPDMSAPYSPRLKALLRETARRLHIPLQAGVYVGLLGPTYETLAEVRMLERLGADATGMSTVPEVILANALGLEVVGVSLISNPAAGLSPEKLSHADVMRAAEAAGEKFASLVAEFVASL; translated from the coding sequence GTGAGTCCTGTCGAAGCCACCCATGGCGCCGCCGCGGCGCGTGAGGCCGCGGCCGTCATCCGCCAACGGCTTGGCGTCGACGCGCCGGCCTGCGCCATCATCCTCGGCTCCGGGCTGGGCGGACTCGCCGACCGCATCGAGAATGCCCGGTGCCTGCCGTATGCCGAAATTCCGGGGTTCCACGCGACGCATGTCGTGGGGCACAAGGGACAGCTGATCGCGGGATCGCTGGGCGGCCGCGAAGTCGTCGCGTTGGCGGGCCGGTTTCACATGTACGAAGGGCATTCGCCACAGGTCAGCGCCTTTCCCGTGCGCGTCGTGCATGCGCTGGGGGCGAAGACGCTGTTCGTCTCGAATGCCTCGGGCGGCATTCGGCGCACCTTCAGCGCGGGCGACCTGATGGTGATCGAGGATCACCTGAACCTGCAGTTCGTGAACCCGCTCACCGGCCCGGTGGAGTCCACCGACGAACGGTTCCCCGACATGAGCGCCCCCTACTCGCCGCGACTCAAGGCCTTGCTGCGAGAGACGGCGCGCCGGCTCCACATCCCGCTGCAGGCCGGCGTCTACGTCGGCCTGCTGGGTCCGACGTATGAGACGCTCGCCGAGGTGCGGATGCTGGAGCGGCTCGGCGCCGACGCCACCGGGATGAGCACCGTCCCGGAGGTGATCCTGGCGAACGCGCTTGGGCTGGAGGTGGTCGGGGTGTCGCTGATCTCGAACCCCGCGGCCGGGCTGTCCCCCGAGAAGCTCAGCCACGCCGACGTGATGCGCGCGGCGGAGGCGGCGGGCGAGAAGTTCGCTAGCCTCGTCGCGGAGTTTGTCGCGAGTCTCTAG
- a CDS encoding M48 family metallopeptidase → MMNRIVPPARAALLGLCLCTTGCAVSTQQEVEIGANYASQIAKELPLIQDPEITRYVNYLGDTLARIADQRNLDWHFYVVDSREVNAFAVPGGYIYVNRGLIERATNMSQVAGVIGHEIGHVTRRHSVKQMQKAQGTNIGATLLCTLTSACNSGLTQAAMQIGASAAFAKFSRTDEAEADEEGVRYVIRAGIDPNGIPEMFEILQKERKTTPTEVDRFFASHPMEESRIADTKAMIARYPAAQLQGLTRDSKEFQTFKRRLLSLPAPKK, encoded by the coding sequence ATGATGAATCGTATCGTCCCCCCCGCACGCGCCGCCCTTCTGGGCCTGTGCCTCTGCACCACGGGCTGTGCGGTCTCGACCCAGCAGGAGGTCGAGATTGGCGCCAACTACGCCTCACAGATCGCCAAGGAACTGCCGCTCATCCAGGATCCCGAGATCACGCGGTACGTCAACTACCTCGGGGACACCCTGGCCCGCATTGCCGACCAGCGAAATCTCGACTGGCACTTCTACGTTGTCGATAGCCGCGAGGTAAATGCCTTTGCGGTCCCGGGCGGCTACATCTACGTGAACCGGGGGCTGATCGAGCGCGCCACGAACATGTCGCAGGTGGCCGGCGTCATCGGCCACGAGATTGGGCACGTCACGCGGCGGCACAGCGTGAAACAGATGCAGAAGGCCCAGGGCACCAACATCGGCGCCACGCTGCTCTGCACGCTGACCTCGGCGTGCAACTCAGGGCTGACGCAGGCGGCAATGCAGATTGGCGCCAGCGCCGCCTTCGCGAAGTTCAGCCGGACGGATGAGGCGGAGGCCGACGAGGAGGGGGTGCGCTACGTCATCCGGGCCGGGATCGATCCGAACGGCATCCCCGAGATGTTCGAGATCCTCCAGAAGGAGCGGAAGACGACGCCCACGGAGGTCGACCGCTTCTTCGCGTCACATCCGATGGAGGAGTCGCGCATCGCGGACACCAAGGCGATGATCGCGCGGTATCCGGCGGCGCAGCTGCAGGGACTCACGCGGGACTCGAAGGAGTTCCAGACGTTCAAGCGACGGCTGCTGAGCCTGCCGGCGCCCAAGAAGTGA
- a CDS encoding RNA methyltransferase — protein sequence MVKWLTTARDLRRRKSRERNGLFVAEGVRTVEELARSPLTVETVLFTERAVADMRAGMVIRALESRGVPIVPVTDVEFESAADTEHPQGLLAVARQPRHTLEALPVGGTTRLLVLDAIQDPGNVGTLVRTAAALGADGVVALPGTVDVWNAKVIRSAVGTHFRFPVVEASITALGEFLDRHGVALWGTDAGGTPIESVTAAPRIAVAVGNEGAGLSEALRARCSTVVSLPMAPDVESFNVAVAAGIVLYALRP from the coding sequence GTGGTGAAATGGCTCACGACGGCAAGGGACCTGCGGCGCCGGAAGTCGCGGGAACGGAACGGCCTCTTCGTCGCCGAAGGCGTCCGGACGGTCGAGGAACTGGCGCGCTCGCCGCTCACGGTGGAGACGGTGCTCTTCACCGAGCGGGCCGTGGCCGACATGCGGGCCGGCATGGTGATCCGGGCGCTCGAAAGCCGCGGCGTGCCGATCGTGCCGGTCACCGACGTGGAGTTTGAGTCGGCGGCCGACACCGAGCACCCGCAGGGCCTGCTGGCCGTCGCGCGGCAGCCGCGCCATACCCTGGAGGCCCTCCCGGTGGGCGGGACGACGCGGCTGCTCGTGCTCGACGCCATCCAGGATCCCGGCAACGTGGGCACGCTGGTGCGGACGGCGGCAGCGCTTGGCGCGGACGGCGTCGTGGCCCTCCCCGGCACCGTCGATGTGTGGAATGCGAAGGTGATTCGCAGCGCGGTGGGCACGCACTTCCGCTTCCCAGTCGTGGAGGCATCGATCACGGCGCTCGGCGAGTTCCTCGATCGGCACGGTGTGGCGCTGTGGGGGACCGATGCCGGCGGCACGCCGATCGAGTCGGTGACCGCGGCGCCCCGCATCGCCGTTGCCGTCGGGAACGAGGGGGCGGGGCTGTCCGAGGCGTTGCGCGCGCGCTGCTCGACCGTCGTCTCGTTGCCGATGGCGCCCGACGTGGAATCGTTCAACGTCGCGGTGGCGGCCGGCATTGTCCTTTACGCACTCCGCCCGTGA
- a CDS encoding prepilin peptidase, producing the protein MSDSAWFAAYAPLFGAIGAVLGSFLNVCIARWPKDESVVRPRSRCPGCGGAIAWHDNIPVISWLVLRARCRSCGQPISWQYPLVEATTAAIWIGALWLLGPTLVGVRLALVTTILLGVAVTDAQSYLIPDGFTLNGLAVALAGSLAGVIIGEQLPFAGPWEALLGACVGAGAITIVGWLGEVAMKKEAMGYGDATLMAFVGAMLGPHRALLCIFVGAAIAAATFLLVVYPVGWLRARRAGTEFAPPLVPFGVFLAPAAVVTLLFGNGLINWYLGQAFG; encoded by the coding sequence GTGAGCGACTCCGCCTGGTTTGCCGCGTACGCCCCGCTGTTCGGCGCCATCGGCGCCGTCCTCGGGTCGTTCCTGAACGTCTGCATCGCGCGCTGGCCCAAGGACGAGTCGGTGGTGCGGCCGCGCTCCCGCTGCCCCGGCTGCGGCGGCGCCATCGCCTGGCATGACAACATTCCCGTCATCAGCTGGCTGGTGCTACGCGCCCGCTGTCGCTCCTGCGGGCAGCCCATCAGCTGGCAGTATCCACTCGTCGAGGCCACCACGGCCGCCATCTGGATCGGCGCGCTCTGGCTGCTCGGTCCCACGCTCGTGGGCGTGCGGCTTGCGCTGGTCACCACGATCCTCCTCGGCGTCGCCGTCACCGATGCGCAGAGCTACCTCATCCCCGACGGCTTCACGCTGAACGGGCTTGCCGTTGCCCTGGCGGGATCGCTCGCCGGAGTGATCATCGGGGAACAGCTCCCATTCGCCGGTCCGTGGGAGGCGCTGTTGGGCGCCTGCGTCGGCGCCGGAGCGATCACCATCGTCGGGTGGCTCGGCGAAGTGGCGATGAAGAAGGAAGCCATGGGCTATGGCGACGCGACGCTGATGGCCTTCGTCGGGGCGATGCTCGGCCCGCATCGCGCGCTCCTCTGCATTTTCGTAGGCGCGGCAATTGCCGCCGCCACCTTCCTGCTCGTGGTCTATCCGGTCGGGTGGCTGCGCGCACGGCGTGCCGGCACCGAGTTTGCCCCGCCGCTCGTGCCGTTTGGCGTCTTCCTTGCGCCTGCCGCGGTCGTCACGTTGCTTTTCGGAAATGGACTGATCAACTGGTACCTGGGACAAGCGTTCGGCTGA
- a CDS encoding DUF445 family protein produces the protein MTPELLPGPDDAARQARLDKMRARATGLLVAAALVFLVSRHFTPTYPWLDWVRAATEAAMVGGLADWFAVTALFRRPLGLPIPHTAIIMTQRDRIGRVLGNFVQRHFLTRDVVEAELRRLHPSERLARWLSSPDNSARVASLLQSGFARTVQAVPDEEFRALIRRSAVERVERTLVAPILGDVLEMVTSDDRHHEFLDQALQLVLRALADNRETIRAQIRKESPWYVPGVVDSAIYKQLLRATEKTLADVRADAAHPLRVKVDSELRALVQKLRHSPDMSAKAEQIKSQLLNADVVEGIVDGVWDSVRASALRYGADGEAPAPGLVRGLSAAGTALLSNEAVLAELDETLIEAVADAAERNRDHVGALIARTVQAWDPSVAAARLELAVGPDLQYIRINGTLVGALAGLGLHALAKVLP, from the coding sequence ATGACCCCCGAGCTGCTTCCCGGCCCCGACGACGCCGCGCGACAGGCGCGTCTCGACAAGATGCGGGCGCGCGCCACGGGGCTGCTCGTGGCGGCCGCCCTGGTCTTCCTCGTGTCGCGCCATTTCACGCCGACATATCCCTGGCTCGACTGGGTGCGCGCCGCCACCGAAGCAGCGATGGTGGGCGGACTCGCCGACTGGTTCGCCGTGACCGCGCTCTTCCGGCGCCCGCTCGGCCTGCCGATTCCGCACACCGCCATCATCATGACCCAGCGCGACCGCATCGGTCGCGTGCTCGGCAACTTCGTGCAGCGGCATTTCCTGACGCGCGACGTGGTGGAGGCCGAGCTGCGGCGATTGCATCCGTCGGAGCGCCTCGCGCGGTGGCTCTCGTCGCCCGACAACAGTGCCCGCGTGGCATCGTTGCTCCAAAGCGGATTTGCACGCACGGTGCAGGCGGTGCCGGACGAGGAATTCCGCGCGCTCATCCGGCGCTCGGCCGTCGAGCGCGTGGAACGCACCCTCGTGGCGCCCATCCTCGGCGACGTGCTCGAGATGGTGACGAGCGACGACCGGCATCACGAGTTCCTCGACCAGGCGCTGCAACTCGTGCTCCGGGCACTCGCCGACAATCGGGAGACCATCCGGGCGCAGATCCGGAAGGAAAGTCCGTGGTACGTGCCGGGCGTGGTGGACAGCGCCATCTACAAGCAGTTGCTGCGCGCCACGGAGAAGACGCTCGCCGACGTCCGGGCCGATGCCGCGCATCCGCTGCGCGTGAAGGTGGACAGCGAGTTGCGGGCGCTCGTGCAGAAACTCCGTCATTCGCCCGACATGAGTGCGAAGGCCGAGCAGATCAAGAGCCAGCTGCTGAACGCGGACGTGGTGGAGGGGATCGTGGACGGCGTGTGGGATTCGGTGCGCGCCTCCGCCCTGCGCTACGGCGCCGATGGCGAGGCGCCGGCGCCCGGGCTGGTACGCGGCCTCTCCGCGGCCGGCACGGCGCTGCTCTCCAACGAGGCGGTGCTCGCCGAGCTCGACGAGACGCTCATCGAGGCGGTGGCCGACGCCGCCGAGCGGAATCGCGACCACGTCGGCGCGCTCATCGCCCGCACGGTGCAGGCGTGGGATCCGTCCGTTGCCGCCGCCCGCCTTGAACTCGCGGTGGGCCCCGACCTGCAGTACATCCGGATCAACGGCACCCTGGTCGGCGCACTGGCAGGACTCGGGTTACACGCGCTGGCGAAGGTGCTCCCCTAG
- a CDS encoding SET domain-containing protein-lysine N-methyltransferase: MPRHAHPHRVSALPLASPSQYRRRASARHGLGVYAVKPIAAGTRIIEYTGELISHAEGERRYPTAPDGHEEAEHTYLLQLDEDRVIDANVGGNDARFINHSCAPNCEPMPAGDHMWIVSLRRIRPGEELGYDYAIELDDPHTPARKLRFPCRCGARTCRGTLLKPKRAPHHPLIRAARRRWALS, from the coding sequence ATGCCGCGCCACGCGCACCCACATCGCGTTTCCGCGCTCCCGCTCGCGTCGCCGTCGCAGTATCGCCGGCGCGCATCGGCGCGTCACGGGCTGGGCGTCTACGCCGTGAAGCCGATTGCCGCTGGCACGCGCATCATCGAGTACACGGGCGAGTTGATCTCGCATGCCGAGGGCGAGCGCCGGTATCCCACCGCGCCGGACGGCCACGAGGAGGCGGAGCACACGTACCTGCTGCAGCTCGACGAAGACCGGGTGATTGACGCCAATGTCGGCGGCAACGACGCGCGCTTCATCAACCACTCGTGCGCGCCGAACTGCGAGCCGATGCCGGCCGGCGACCACATGTGGATCGTGAGCTTGCGACGCATTCGCCCCGGCGAGGAACTTGGCTACGACTACGCCATCGAGCTGGACGACCCGCACACGCCAGCGCGCAAGCTGCGGTTTCCGTGCCGGTGCGGGGCGCGCACCTGCCGCGGCACGCTGCTCAAGCCCAAGCGGGCGCCGCATCATCCGCTGATCCGCGCGGCACGACGGCGGTGGGCCCTGTCATGA